In Nocardioides sp. JQ2195, a genomic segment contains:
- a CDS encoding signal peptidase I has translation MTRARPRATGAVALLRRLGSLSVNLLLVATLLGAAAYTLPSLLGYQRYVITGGSMSGTFERGSVVFSKVVPAEDLRVGDVITYLPPPSSGVDTLVTHRIIRIGHDELGRRVLRTRGDANPDPDPWRFTLTDIDQAVVAFSVPHVGHVFIALADRDNRRLLIGVPAGLVGLTAIFQLIGAIRPRRGRPARDRRPGATVAAAGS, from the coding sequence GGCGCCTGGGCTCCCTGTCGGTCAACCTGCTGCTGGTCGCGACCCTGCTCGGAGCGGCGGCCTACACGCTCCCCTCGCTGCTCGGCTACCAGCGCTACGTCATCACCGGGGGGTCGATGTCGGGCACCTTCGAGCGCGGTTCGGTGGTCTTCTCGAAGGTGGTGCCCGCCGAGGACCTCCGGGTCGGTGACGTGATCACCTACCTGCCGCCCCCGAGCAGTGGTGTGGACACCCTGGTCACGCACCGGATCATCCGCATCGGGCACGACGAGCTCGGGCGCCGGGTCCTGCGCACCCGGGGAGACGCGAACCCCGACCCGGACCCGTGGCGCTTCACGCTCACGGACATCGACCAGGCCGTGGTCGCCTTCAGCGTTCCCCACGTCGGCCATGTCTTCATCGCGCTGGCCGACCGGGACAACCGCAGGTTGCTGATCGGAGTGCCGGCCGGCCTGGTGGGCCTGACGGCCATCTTCCAGCTGATCGGGGCGATCCGGCCCCGGCGTGGACGTCCCGCGCGTGATCGTCGTCCGGGGGCGACGGTCGCAGCTGCGGGCAGTTGA
- a CDS encoding Ig-like domain-containing protein codes for MGRTSSTLPTLVVLVALALGIAAGGSSFSSAAYVASSSNTSTVQAAQDWAPPTVTLTAPASSLSGTTTLTATASDDRSGVASVEIQVQPAAADGWTAVCTDTSAPYSCSWNTTAVADGPYDVRAVAVDRAGLRATTDPARTVVANNVLVVLANPGPVVHGTVPLTATVYNALLGLSLSTTFEYAATGTGKWTSFCNGLLVNPATCQWNTTALANGLYDLRARAVSTPTAYTSTIIEEVLVDNTAPTVTMTDPGSPLSGTITLAATATDGANESGVAQVVIQSATGSGSFRNACTITSAPYSCRFDTTTLLDGATSFRAVATDVAGNTSTSAVVTPRTVDNTVSSVSMEDPGAFLTGSATLRASASSSAGVTSVRIQRAPSGSTTWSDVCSVSTAPYTCVWNTTVVADGPYDLRAVLTDGTGKQTVSATVTGRRVDNAPLRGVDVQSTNGTGTAGRISNGDTMTFTYSRVVALGTVHSGWTGSALGVVARFRDGNVSGVGAGSKGDTLDIQVGGGTTLNLGSVNLKEDYVASNKTVTFAATLTASTSTVDGVERTTITLRLGAMASGKSNSLRTVSLPSTMVWSPSASARTPDGIACSVAPASETGTADREF; via the coding sequence ATGGGCCGCACCAGCAGCACCCTGCCTACGCTCGTCGTGCTCGTCGCCCTGGCCCTCGGCATCGCGGCCGGTGGCTCGTCGTTCTCCTCGGCGGCCTACGTCGCCAGCAGCTCCAACACCTCGACGGTGCAGGCGGCCCAGGACTGGGCCCCGCCGACGGTGACGCTCACCGCTCCGGCTTCCTCGCTCAGTGGAACCACCACCCTGACCGCCACCGCCTCCGACGACCGCAGCGGCGTCGCGTCGGTCGAGATCCAGGTCCAGCCGGCCGCCGCCGACGGCTGGACGGCGGTGTGCACCGATACCTCTGCGCCGTACTCCTGCTCCTGGAACACCACGGCTGTGGCCGACGGACCGTACGACGTCCGCGCCGTTGCCGTCGACAGGGCGGGGCTCCGCGCCACCACGGACCCGGCCCGGACCGTCGTGGCCAACAACGTGCTGGTCGTGCTGGCCAACCCGGGTCCTGTCGTGCACGGCACCGTGCCCCTCACGGCCACCGTCTACAACGCGCTGCTCGGGCTGTCCCTGTCCACGACGTTCGAGTACGCCGCCACGGGCACCGGCAAGTGGACCTCGTTCTGCAATGGCCTGCTGGTCAACCCCGCCACGTGCCAGTGGAACACCACCGCTCTGGCCAACGGGCTCTACGACCTGCGCGCCAGAGCGGTCTCGACCCCGACCGCCTACACCTCGACGATCATCGAGGAGGTCCTCGTCGACAACACCGCCCCCACTGTGACGATGACCGATCCCGGATCGCCGCTGAGCGGGACGATCACCCTGGCCGCCACCGCGACCGACGGGGCGAACGAGTCCGGTGTCGCCCAGGTGGTGATCCAGTCCGCGACCGGGTCCGGCAGCTTCCGGAACGCCTGCACGATCACCTCGGCGCCGTACTCGTGCCGCTTCGACACCACGACGCTGCTCGACGGCGCCACCAGCTTCCGTGCGGTGGCCACCGACGTCGCCGGCAACACCAGCACCTCCGCCGTGGTGACCCCCCGAACGGTCGACAACACGGTCTCCTCGGTCTCGATGGAGGACCCGGGCGCGTTCCTGACCGGGTCGGCCACGCTGAGGGCCAGCGCCAGCTCGAGCGCCGGCGTCACCTCGGTGCGCATCCAGCGCGCCCCGAGCGGATCGACCACGTGGAGCGACGTCTGCTCCGTGTCCACCGCGCCCTACACCTGCGTCTGGAACACCACCGTGGTGGCCGACGGCCCCTACGACCTCCGGGCCGTCCTGACCGACGGCACGGGGAAGCAGACCGTCTCCGCCACCGTCACCGGACGTCGTGTCGACAACGCACCGCTGCGCGGCGTCGACGTGCAGTCCACGAACGGCACCGGCACCGCGGGCCGGATCAGCAACGGCGACACGATGACCTTCACCTACAGCCGAGTCGTCGCCCTCGGCACGGTCCACTCGGGCTGGACCGGCTCCGCACTCGGCGTCGTCGCCCGGTTCCGTGACGGCAACGTCTCCGGCGTCGGCGCCGGCAGCAAGGGCGACACCCTCGACATCCAGGTCGGGGGCGGCACCACCCTCAACCTGGGAAGCGTCAACCTGAAGGAGGACTACGTCGCCTCGAACAAGACGGTCACCTTCGCCGCCACGCTCACCGCGAGCACCTCGACGGTCGACGGCGTCGAGCGCACGACCATCACCTTGCGCCTCGGTGCGATGGCGTCCGGCAAGAGCAACTCGCTGCGCACCGTGAGCCTGCCGTCCACGATGGTGTGGTCCCCCTCCGCGTCGGCCCGGACGCCGGACGGCATCGCGTGCTCAGTGGCGCCGGCGAGCGAGACCGGCACCGCGGACCGGGAGTTCTGA
- a CDS encoding response regulator transcription factor, translating into MPVSILIVEDDDAIAAPLLRAIEREGYDVTRVATGGDALARVSSGGVSLVLLDLGLPDLDGLEVCRRLREDGFDGGIMILTARAGELDRVVGLDVGADDYLAKPFSLSELMARVRALLRRSVRAGDPGVPGAQPAPAITTATGLRVDSAARRAWVDADELPLTAKEFDVLVRLDERRGAVISRETLMADVWDENWFGSTKTLDATIGRLRQKLKDQHAPVELTTVRGVGFRLEDTSHHA; encoded by the coding sequence ATGCCCGTGTCCATCCTGATCGTCGAGGACGACGACGCCATCGCCGCGCCACTGCTTCGGGCCATCGAACGCGAGGGCTACGACGTGACCCGGGTCGCGACCGGCGGCGACGCCCTGGCCCGGGTCTCCTCGGGTGGGGTGTCCCTGGTCCTGCTCGACCTCGGGCTCCCCGATCTCGACGGCCTCGAGGTGTGCCGGCGGCTCCGGGAGGACGGGTTCGACGGCGGCATCATGATCCTGACCGCCCGCGCCGGTGAGCTCGACCGGGTGGTCGGACTCGACGTCGGCGCCGACGACTACCTCGCCAAGCCGTTCAGCCTGTCCGAGCTGATGGCTCGGGTCCGTGCCCTCCTCCGCCGGAGCGTGCGTGCCGGCGATCCCGGCGTCCCCGGAGCCCAACCGGCCCCAGCGATCACGACGGCCACCGGCTTGCGCGTGGACTCCGCCGCCCGCCGGGCCTGGGTCGATGCCGACGAGCTGCCGCTGACCGCCAAGGAGTTCGACGTGCTGGTGCGCCTCGACGAGCGACGCGGTGCGGTGATCAGCCGGGAGACGTTGATGGCCGACGTCTGGGACGAGAACTGGTTCGGCTCCACCAAGACCCTCGACGCGACCATCGGCAGGCTGCGCCAGAAGCTCAAGGACCAGCACGCCCCGGTCGAGCTCACCACGGTGCGCGGCGTCGGATTCCGACTGGAGGACACCTCTCACCATGCGTGA
- a CDS encoding histidine kinase dimerization/phospho-acceptor domain-containing protein, with translation MRERLIATLVGLTIAVISLYGVPRAYFLADLVRDNTQSQLDDAATLVSVSIRERAAAGGEVDAALLRSALSSADSVTYTPADGDPVVVGRPETDSDQSVTVTRDLADGSRLTLTASASRVQDEIWRAILPLVLLGLALAALAAVVGFVMARRLSRPFRELAGSARMLGYGRFDAEVPRYAVPEADAIATSLRQTAARLDQLVRREREFAANASHQLRTPITALRLQLEDLTLWPDTSPTLREELELGLAELDRLSTSIDDLLGLARGQQLGHQIDVDLAALVNETSERWRTILGESARGPFSVGADVVPARVAPGPVSQVLDVLIDNAFTHGSGRITVATRDVGTHLEVRVADEGDSQLTFDVFRRGVTTRDDAEGHGVGLAVASELAELAGGHLSIDHAAATSTFVLWLPRPV, from the coding sequence ATGCGTGAACGCCTGATCGCCACGCTCGTCGGCCTGACGATTGCCGTGATCAGCCTGTACGGCGTACCCCGTGCCTATTTCCTGGCCGACCTGGTGCGCGACAACACGCAGTCCCAGCTCGACGACGCGGCCACGCTCGTGTCGGTGTCGATCCGCGAGCGCGCCGCTGCTGGGGGTGAGGTCGACGCCGCGTTGCTGCGCAGCGCGCTCTCGTCCGCGGACTCCGTCACCTACACACCGGCCGACGGTGATCCCGTGGTGGTCGGGCGTCCCGAGACCGACTCCGACCAGTCCGTCACGGTGACCCGTGACCTGGCCGACGGCTCCCGGCTCACGTTGACCGCCTCCGCCTCCCGCGTGCAGGACGAGATCTGGCGAGCAATCCTTCCCCTGGTGCTCCTCGGGCTCGCCCTGGCCGCCCTCGCCGCGGTGGTCGGCTTCGTGATGGCCCGCCGGTTGTCCCGGCCGTTCCGCGAGCTGGCGGGCAGCGCACGGATGCTCGGCTACGGCCGGTTCGACGCGGAGGTCCCCCGCTACGCCGTGCCGGAGGCCGACGCCATCGCCACGTCGCTGCGCCAGACCGCGGCTCGGCTCGACCAGCTCGTGCGCCGCGAGCGTGAGTTCGCCGCGAACGCGTCGCACCAGCTGCGCACCCCGATCACCGCGCTGCGGCTCCAGCTCGAGGACCTGACGCTGTGGCCCGACACCTCACCGACCCTCCGCGAGGAGCTCGAGCTGGGCCTGGCCGAGCTCGATCGACTCAGCACGTCCATCGACGACCTGCTCGGCCTGGCCCGCGGCCAGCAGCTCGGGCACCAGATCGACGTGGACCTGGCCGCGCTGGTCAACGAGACCAGCGAGCGGTGGCGCACCATCCTGGGCGAGAGTGCCCGGGGGCCCTTCTCGGTGGGTGCCGACGTGGTCCCGGCCCGCGTCGCCCCCGGCCCGGTGAGCCAGGTGCTCGACGTCCTCATCGACAACGCCTTCACCCACGGATCCGGCCGGATCACCGTCGCGACCCGCGATGTCGGCACCCACCTGGAGGTCCGGGTCGCCGACGAGGGTGACTCCCAGCTGACCTTCGACGTGTTCCGACGCGGCGTGACCACGAGGGACGACGCAGAGGGTCACGGCGTCGGTCTCGCCGTCGCCTCGGAGCTGGCCGAGCTCGCCGGGGGCCACCTCTCCATCGACCACGCGGCTGCCACCAGCACGTTCGTGCTCTGGCTTCCGCGCCCGGTCTGA
- a CDS encoding DUF6069 family protein, with amino-acid sequence MSTTQIPSTHATGPVAGPVTGPVDRPGRRTVWKHGVAAAVVASVATTVLAAIASSAGVSFAAEAGGESIPLAGFAQLTLVFSLVGVAMAAVLARKARRPRTTFVRTAVALTVLSFVPDLTFGFDAGSAATLIALHVVAATIVVPTLARRLR; translated from the coding sequence ATGTCCACCACGCAGATCCCCAGCACCCACGCCACCGGTCCCGTCGCCGGTCCCGTCACCGGTCCCGTCGACCGCCCGGGGCGTCGTACGGTCTGGAAGCACGGAGTCGCCGCGGCCGTCGTCGCGTCGGTCGCCACCACCGTCCTGGCGGCGATCGCGTCGTCCGCCGGCGTCTCGTTCGCCGCCGAGGCCGGCGGTGAGAGCATCCCGCTCGCCGGCTTCGCCCAGCTCACGCTGGTCTTCTCGCTCGTCGGCGTCGCGATGGCCGCCGTGCTGGCCCGCAAGGCACGCCGGCCGCGCACCACGTTCGTGCGGACCGCCGTCGCCCTGACCGTGCTCTCCTTCGTCCCGGACCTCACCTTCGGGTTCGACGCCGGCTCGGCGGCCACACTGATCGCGCTGCACGTCGTCGCCGCGACGATCGTGGTCCCGACCCTGGCGCGTCGGCTGCGGTGA
- a CDS encoding YciI family protein: MTHYLMSVHGPAEMEDYGNYGSKEAMEEAFEATSAYNDQLKADGYWVFAGGLQPASTATVVDGQGEKPVMTDGPYLETKELIGGFWVIDAPDLDVALELAAAASKACRGKVEVRPFDGLA; this comes from the coding sequence ATGACGCACTACTTGATGTCCGTGCACGGTCCGGCCGAGATGGAGGACTACGGCAACTACGGCTCGAAGGAGGCGATGGAGGAGGCGTTCGAGGCCACCAGCGCCTACAACGACCAGCTGAAGGCCGATGGCTACTGGGTCTTCGCCGGCGGGCTCCAGCCCGCGTCGACGGCCACCGTCGTCGACGGCCAGGGCGAGAAGCCGGTGATGACCGACGGCCCCTACCTGGAGACGAAGGAGCTCATCGGCGGCTTCTGGGTGATCGACGCACCCGACCTCGACGTGGCGCTCGAGCTCGCGGCCGCGGCGTCCAAGGCCTGCCGGGGCAAGGTCGAGGTCCGTCCGTTCGACGGCCTGGCCTGA
- a CDS encoding sigma-70 family RNA polymerase sigma factor, translating to MQTGTAVERVFREEYGRLIASLVRRFGDIDIAEEAASEALVAALEKWPASGVPPNPGGWLTTTAGNRAIDRIRREKLRDTKHRAALMNHDDTPPDPTGPVEDDRLRLLFTCCHPALAPEARIALTLRLLGGLTVPEIARAFLVPETTMGQRITRAKKKISAANVPYRVPEGDDLPERLSGVLTVLFLVFNEGYLASGDGDPVRVELTGEAIRLVRILRGLLPDQPEVAGLLGLLLLTDARRESRVRNGQLVPLPEQDRAGWDRDLIAEGHTLVRECLAINQPGRYQILAAINAVHTDAPSAADVDWAQVVALYDQLTRLDDSPIVALNRAVAIAELDGPEVALALVDRLPLTGYHAWHATRAELLRRLGRRAEARAAYDEALAATQNRAERAHLEAKRAELA from the coding sequence ATGCAGACCGGGACGGCGGTCGAGCGGGTCTTCCGCGAGGAGTACGGCCGTCTGATCGCCTCGCTCGTCCGCCGTTTCGGTGACATCGACATCGCCGAGGAGGCGGCGAGCGAGGCCCTGGTCGCCGCGCTGGAGAAGTGGCCGGCCTCCGGCGTACCTCCCAACCCGGGAGGGTGGCTCACCACCACGGCCGGCAACCGCGCCATCGACCGGATCCGCCGCGAGAAGCTGCGCGACACGAAGCACCGGGCGGCACTGATGAACCACGACGACACGCCTCCGGATCCCACCGGACCGGTCGAGGACGACCGGCTGCGCCTCCTCTTCACCTGCTGCCACCCGGCACTGGCGCCGGAGGCCCGGATCGCGCTGACCCTGCGGCTCCTCGGTGGGCTCACCGTCCCCGAGATCGCCCGGGCCTTCCTCGTGCCCGAGACCACGATGGGCCAACGCATCACCCGCGCCAAGAAGAAGATCTCCGCAGCCAACGTCCCCTACCGGGTGCCCGAGGGCGACGACCTCCCGGAGCGACTCAGCGGGGTGCTGACGGTGCTGTTCCTCGTCTTCAACGAGGGCTACCTCGCCAGCGGCGACGGTGACCCCGTTCGCGTCGAGCTCACCGGCGAGGCGATCCGACTGGTCCGGATCCTGCGCGGGCTGCTCCCCGACCAGCCCGAGGTGGCCGGGCTGCTCGGACTGCTGCTGCTGACCGACGCCAGGCGTGAGTCACGGGTCAGGAACGGGCAGCTCGTCCCCCTTCCCGAGCAGGACCGGGCGGGGTGGGACCGGGACCTGATCGCCGAGGGGCACACACTGGTCCGGGAGTGCCTCGCGATCAACCAACCCGGTCGCTACCAGATCCTCGCCGCGATCAACGCCGTCCACACCGACGCCCCGAGCGCCGCGGACGTCGACTGGGCCCAGGTGGTCGCGCTCTACGACCAGCTGACCCGGCTCGACGACTCACCGATCGTCGCACTCAACCGCGCGGTGGCGATCGCGGAGCTGGACGGCCCCGAGGTGGCCCTGGCCCTGGTGGATCGACTTCCGCTCACCGGCTACCACGCCTGGCACGCGACCCGTGCGGAGCTGCTCCGTCGGCTCGGTCGCAGGGCCGAGGCGAGGGCGGCGTACGACGAAGCGCTCGCCGCGACGCAGAACCGCGCCGAGCGTGCCCACCTGGAAGCGAAGCGCGCCGAGCTGGCCTGA
- a CDS encoding MOSC N-terminal beta barrel domain-containing protein, which translates to MGISVAALRRYPVKSMGGEALETAVLDARGLKGDRWFAVEDDDGHFASGKNTRRFRRRDQVFSYAATTAPSGEVVVAGPGGEWQVGDAGLDEELSTAMGVRVRIAPEGEVPHQDSGAVSLVGTATLAWCAERWGISVDPRRLRVNLLLDTDEPFVEEQWVGRDIALGDVLLRGVQRLPRCRMVDLDQDGARAEGRLLKPLTRERDMLLAVCADVVRTGVIRVGDAASTSP; encoded by the coding sequence ATGGGCATCTCGGTCGCAGCGCTGCGTCGCTATCCGGTCAAGTCGATGGGTGGCGAGGCGCTCGAGACTGCCGTGCTGGACGCGCGCGGCCTCAAGGGCGACCGCTGGTTCGCCGTCGAGGACGACGACGGCCACTTCGCCTCGGGCAAGAACACCCGCCGCTTCCGCCGGCGTGACCAGGTCTTCTCCTACGCCGCGACGACGGCCCCATCCGGTGAGGTCGTGGTGGCGGGCCCGGGTGGTGAGTGGCAGGTCGGGGACGCGGGTCTCGACGAGGAGCTGAGCACGGCGATGGGTGTGCGTGTCCGGATCGCCCCGGAGGGGGAGGTGCCGCACCAGGACTCAGGAGCGGTGTCCCTGGTGGGCACGGCGACGCTCGCGTGGTGTGCTGAGCGCTGGGGCATCAGTGTCGATCCGCGAAGACTGAGGGTGAACCTCCTCCTGGACACCGACGAGCCGTTCGTCGAGGAGCAGTGGGTCGGGCGGGACATCGCGCTCGGTGACGTGCTGCTGCGAGGGGTGCAACGGCTTCCCCGGTGCCGGATGGTCGACCTCGACCAGGACGGCGCCCGCGCCGAAGGTCGACTGCTCAAGCCGTTGACGCGGGAGCGTGACATGCTCCTGGCCGTCTGTGCCGACGTGGTGAGGACCGGTGTGATCCGGGTCGGCGACGCGGCCAGCACCTCCCCGTAG
- a CDS encoding helix-turn-helix transcriptional regulator: MGHLLPLPVPSAPETMPVEPEPLWREVTGDLLRERRHQRGEKLSETAGRAGISTQYLSEIERGRKDPSSEVLSAVAGALDLTLRDLAGAAARRLHAVPQPPLALAA; encoded by the coding sequence ATGGGTCACCTGCTGCCGCTGCCAGTGCCGTCCGCTCCCGAGACCATGCCCGTCGAGCCGGAGCCGCTGTGGCGCGAGGTGACCGGTGACCTGCTCCGCGAGCGCCGCCACCAGCGCGGGGAGAAGTTGAGCGAGACGGCCGGCCGAGCCGGCATCTCCACGCAATACCTCTCCGAGATCGAGCGCGGCCGCAAGGACCCGTCCTCGGAGGTGCTCTCGGCGGTGGCCGGTGCCCTCGACCTGACCTTGCGCGACCTGGCCGGTGCCGCCGCCCGCAGGCTGCACGCCGTGCCGCAGCCCCCCCTCGCACTCGCCGCCTGA
- a CDS encoding ATP-dependent Clp protease proteolytic subunit: MSSYTIPNVVSRTPRGEKVMDVYSRLLEERIVYLGTEIDDGVANALIAQILHLESESPDVPINLYINSPGGSITATFALYDTIRFCRAPVATTCVGQAFSSTALLLAAGEPGQRSVLPHARVMLHQPSGQGRGTIPDLILAADEILRVREEMEQALSLHTGQDVAALRRDTDRDRIFRADEAVAYGLADAVISSR, from the coding sequence ATGAGCAGCTACACGATCCCCAACGTGGTCAGCCGCACGCCGCGTGGCGAGAAGGTGATGGATGTCTACAGCCGGCTCCTCGAGGAGCGGATCGTCTACCTTGGCACGGAGATCGACGACGGCGTCGCGAACGCTCTCATCGCGCAGATCCTGCACCTCGAGTCCGAGAGCCCGGACGTCCCGATCAACCTCTACATCAACTCGCCCGGCGGATCGATCACCGCGACCTTCGCGCTCTACGACACGATCCGGTTCTGCCGGGCGCCCGTGGCGACCACCTGTGTGGGGCAGGCCTTCTCGAGCACGGCGCTGCTGCTCGCCGCGGGCGAGCCGGGGCAACGCTCGGTGCTGCCGCACGCACGGGTGATGCTGCACCAGCCGTCGGGCCAGGGACGCGGGACGATCCCCGACCTGATCCTGGCCGCCGACGAGATCCTGCGCGTGCGCGAGGAGATGGAGCAGGCGCTGAGCCTGCACACCGGCCAGGACGTCGCGGCGCTGCGCCGCGACACCGATCGAGACCGGATCTTCCGTGCTGACGAGGCGGTCGCCTACGGCTTGGCGGACGCGGTGATCAGCAGCCGATGA
- a CDS encoding ATP-dependent Clp protease proteolytic subunit: MTEEHRPPALGRRTSEDLLRQRILLLDSPLDDEIGALLCAQLVLLSTDDPSTDISLWINSPGGSVTAMLAIADTMRLVPNDVSTVVLGMAYSAGQFLLCCGADGKRYALPHAKVLLHQGSAGIGGNAVDIELQADDLRHMRDTVLGIVADRTGKTPERVFEDSLRDHMFSAEEALDYGFVDHLVTDLDQIRPLPRRTTGLRQEATR, encoded by the coding sequence ATGACCGAAGAACACCGACCCCCGGCCCTGGGCAGGCGCACCTCGGAGGACCTGCTCCGCCAGCGCATCCTGCTCCTCGACTCCCCTCTGGACGACGAGATCGGCGCGCTGCTGTGTGCCCAGCTCGTGCTCCTGTCGACCGACGACCCGAGCACCGACATCAGCCTCTGGATCAACTCACCGGGGGGATCGGTGACCGCGATGCTGGCGATCGCCGACACCATGCGCCTGGTGCCCAACGACGTCTCCACGGTGGTGCTGGGCATGGCCTACTCCGCCGGACAGTTCCTGCTGTGCTGCGGAGCCGACGGCAAGAGGTATGCGCTCCCGCACGCCAAGGTGCTGCTGCACCAGGGCTCGGCCGGGATCGGTGGCAACGCCGTCGACATCGAGCTGCAGGCCGACGACCTGCGCCACATGCGCGACACGGTGCTCGGGATCGTCGCCGACCGCACCGGGAAGACACCCGAGCGGGTCTTCGAGGACTCCCTGCGGGACCACATGTTCAGCGCCGAGGAGGCCCTCGACTACGGCTTCGTGGACCACCTCGTCACCGACCTCGACCAGATCCGTCCACTCCCACGTCGTACGACGGGACTGCGGCAGGAGGCGACCCGATGA
- a CDS encoding SulP family inorganic anion transporter: MPLATPTAATPALEPTVRNAFRSPRLLRTEVLGGLVVALALIPEAISFSIIAGVDPRVGLFAAFTMAVSISFLGGRPAMISAATGAVALVIAPVMRDHGMDHLIATVLLAGVLQVALGLAGVAKLMRFIPRQVMVGFVNALAILIFLAQVPHMVDVPWPVYAMIAAGIAMIVGFPRINKVIPAPLVAIVALTGFTILAAVNVPNVGDEGELPDSLPSLFLPDVPLTLETLRILAPYALAIALVGLLESLLTAKLVDDITDTHSNKTREAWGQGAANVITGFFGGMGGCAMIGQTMINVKASGARTRISTFLAGVFLLILVVGFGDVVALIPMAALVAVMIMVSVGTFDWHSIRPRTLRRMPKSETTVMIATVVLTVATHNLAIGVVVGVLVAMTLFARRVAHLTETHRELVEDEDGPTAVYRVTGELFFASSNDLYTQFAYADDPDRVVIDLSASHVWDASTVAALDAITTKYERRGTSVEITGLNAASAQRHGRLSGELPSH; encoded by the coding sequence ATGCCCCTTGCCACACCGACCGCCGCAACACCTGCACTCGAGCCCACGGTCCGCAACGCCTTCCGCTCACCACGGCTGCTGCGCACCGAGGTGCTGGGCGGACTGGTCGTGGCGCTGGCGCTGATCCCGGAAGCGATCTCGTTCTCCATCATCGCCGGCGTCGATCCGCGGGTGGGCCTCTTCGCCGCCTTCACGATGGCCGTGTCGATCTCCTTCCTGGGCGGGCGACCGGCGATGATCTCTGCCGCCACCGGAGCGGTGGCGCTGGTGATCGCACCGGTGATGCGCGACCACGGCATGGACCACCTCATCGCCACGGTCCTGCTGGCCGGTGTGCTGCAGGTCGCCCTCGGACTGGCCGGTGTGGCCAAGCTGATGCGGTTCATCCCCCGGCAGGTGATGGTCGGCTTCGTCAACGCGCTGGCGATCCTCATCTTCCTGGCCCAGGTGCCGCACATGGTGGACGTGCCCTGGCCCGTCTACGCGATGATCGCCGCCGGGATCGCGATGATCGTCGGCTTCCCCCGGATCAACAAGGTCATCCCGGCACCACTGGTCGCGATCGTCGCGCTGACCGGCTTCACCATCCTGGCCGCCGTCAACGTGCCGAACGTCGGTGACGAGGGGGAGCTGCCCGACAGCCTGCCGTCACTCTTCCTCCCCGATGTCCCGTTGACGCTGGAGACGCTCAGGATCCTCGCGCCCTATGCGTTGGCGATAGCCCTGGTCGGCCTGCTGGAGTCGCTGCTGACCGCCAAGCTGGTCGACGACATCACCGACACGCACTCCAACAAGACCCGGGAGGCCTGGGGCCAGGGGGCCGCCAACGTGATCACCGGGTTCTTCGGCGGCATGGGCGGCTGCGCGATGATCGGCCAGACCATGATCAACGTGAAGGCCTCCGGTGCGCGCACCCGCATCTCGACCTTCCTGGCCGGCGTGTTCCTGCTGATCCTCGTGGTCGGCTTCGGTGACGTCGTCGCGCTGATCCCGATGGCCGCGCTGGTCGCCGTGATGATCATGGTCTCGGTCGGCACCTTCGACTGGCACTCGATCCGGCCGCGCACGCTGCGGCGGATGCCGAAGTCCGAGACCACCGTGATGATCGCGACCGTCGTCCTCACCGTCGCGACCCACAACCTGGCCATCGGCGTCGTCGTGGGTGTCCTCGTGGCGATGACGCTCTTCGCCCGTCGCGTCGCTCACCTCACCGAGACCCATCGTGAGCTGGTCGAGGACGAGGACGGGCCGACCGCGGTCTACCGGGTCACCGGGGAGCTGTTCTTCGCCTCCAGCAACGACCTCTACACCCAGTTCGCGTACGCCGACGACCCCGACCGGGTGGTCATCGACCTGTCGGCCTCGCACGTCTGGGACGCCTCGACGGTGGCGGCCCTCGACGCCATCACCACCAAGTACGAACGCAGGGGCACGTCCGTCGAGATCACCGGGCTCAACGCCGCGAGCGCGCAGCGCCACGGCCGGTTGAGCGGGGAACTGCCCTCGCACTGA
- a CDS encoding MerR family transcriptional regulator — MSSTNEPAGRSAGTMHIGEVATRTELSLRSLRHWDEVGLLRPSGRSEGGFRLYTEADVERILVIRRMKPLGFTLEQMRSVMVDLDHLHDGSGESLEQARDRLGTIAREAAERRATLQRQLEMADEFIGLLSAEM, encoded by the coding sequence GTGAGCAGCACCAACGAGCCCGCCGGGCGGTCTGCCGGCACGATGCACATCGGCGAGGTGGCGACGAGGACCGAGCTCTCCCTGCGCTCGTTGCGCCACTGGGACGAGGTCGGACTGCTGCGACCCTCCGGGCGCAGTGAGGGCGGGTTCCGTCTCTACACCGAGGCAGACGTCGAGCGGATCCTGGTCATCCGCCGGATGAAGCCCCTCGGCTTCACCCTCGAGCAGATGCGGTCCGTGATGGTCGACCTCGACCACCTGCACGACGGCTCCGGAGAGTCGCTGGAGCAGGCCCGGGACCGGCTGGGGACGATCGCCCGGGAAGCCGCCGAACGTCGCGCCACGCTGCAACGCCAGCTCGAGATGGCCGACGAGTTCATCGGCCTGCTCAGCGCCGAGATGTAG